A genomic segment from Candidatus Pacearchaeota archaeon encodes:
- a CDS encoding 30S ribosomal protein S19, translating into MIEIEKKKFTLRGKTLEELKEMDIREFAKYITSRERRTILRNFSEIEKIIKRWKKYNEKGKPIRTLYRDMIIVPQMVGLTIYVHNGKEFVAVKITEDMLGHRLGEFSVTRKGVKHGAPGIGATRSSAFMSVK; encoded by the coding sequence ATGATAGAAATAGAAAAGAAAAAATTTACATTAAGAGGAAAAACTTTAGAAGAATTGAAAGAAATGGATATTCGTGAATTTGCAAAATATATAACATCTAGGGAAAGGAGAACTATATTAAGAAATTTTTCAGAAATTGAAAAAATAATAAAAAGGTGGAAAAAATATAATGAAAAGGGAAAACCTATAAGAACTCTTTATAGAGATATGATAATAGTACCACAAATGGTTGGATTAACAATATATGTTCATAATGGAAAAGAATTTGTCGCTGTAAAAATAACAGAAGATATGTTAGGACATAGATTAGGAGAATTTTCCGTAACAAGAAAAGGTGTTAAACATGGGGCACCTGGTATCGGAGCTACAAGAAGCTCTGCTTTTATGTCAGTAAAATAA
- a CDS encoding 50S ribosomal protein L2, whose product MGKRIIQQARGHGSLTYRVRPSAYKYKVAYPSSNYKGEAKIIEIINSSAHTAPLVKIQTSDRKIFYNIASNGLYEGQIIKINENEIKEGNILMLKDIPTGTNVFNLENNPNDGGKFVRTSGNSAKITKKVNGKVAVLMPSKKEKWFNEKCRATIGIIAGQGRLEKPFVKAGNKYYKMKSRNKLWPRTSAVKMNAVDHPFGGGRGKRIKSKIAKRNAPPGAKVGHIRPRRTGLRKK is encoded by the coding sequence ATGGGAAAAAGAATTATACAACAAGCAAGAGGGCATGGAAGTTTGACATATAGAGTTAGGCCTAGTGCTTACAAATATAAAGTGGCATATCCCTCTTCAAATTATAAAGGGGAAGCAAAAATAATAGAAATAATTAATTCTAGTGCACATACTGCTCCGTTAGTTAAAATTCAAACTTCTGATAGAAAAATATTTTATAATATTGCTTCAAATGGTTTATATGAAGGACAGATTATAAAAATTAATGAAAATGAAATAAAGGAAGGTAATATATTGATGTTAAAGGATATACCAACGGGAACAAATGTTTTTAATTTAGAAAATAATCCAAATGATGGTGGAAAATTTGTTAGAACTTCTGGAAATAGTGCTAAAATAACAAAAAAAGTAAATGGAAAAGTTGCTGTTCTAATGCCAAGTAAAAAAGAAAAATGGTTTAATGAAAAATGTAGGGCAACAATAGGAATTATAGCTGGCCAAGGAAGATTAGAAAAACCATTTGTAAAAGCAGGAAATAAATATTATAAAATGAAATCAAGAAATAAATTATGGCCAAGAACTTCTGCTGTAAAGATGAATGCTGTAGATCATCCATTTGGAGGGGGAAGAGGAAAAAGAATTAAAAGTAAAATAGCAAAAAGAAATGCTCCTCCTGGGGCTAAAGTAGGACATATAAGACCTAGAAGAACTGGTTTAAGAAAAAAATAA
- a CDS encoding 50S ribosomal protein L23, with protein sequence MIIKPIVTEKTIRLIESENTLVFEVDRRAKKNEIKREFEKIFNFKVEKIRTLIKDNKKRAYIKLKKENLAIDLATKLGVL encoded by the coding sequence ATGATAATTAAACCAATAGTAACAGAAAAAACAATAAGACTAATTGAAAGTGAAAATACACTTGTATTTGAAGTAGATAGAAGAGCAAAAAAAAATGAAATAAAAAGAGAATTTGAAAAGATTTTTAATTTTAAAGTAGAAAAAATAAGAACTCTAATAAAAGATAATAAAAAAAGAGCATATATAAAATTGAAAAAAGAAAATCTTGCAATTGACTTAGCAACTAAATTAGGAGTATTATAA
- the rplD gene encoding 50S ribosomal protein L4, whose amino-acid sequence MKTKLINKKGELEGEINLPNFFSFPIREDICQKYFHSLVYIQPHAPYKEAGKRHSASGIIRRARHKWKTSYGREMSRTPRKILWRRGSQFYWIGAEVANTRGGRRAHPTKIEHFLVKKKINKKEKEIALKSALAATASLEKIKERYEKLKDINLKINLPVVIKSDVLELKTKDFFKLLEKVFKELKDIAIQKKKIRAGKGKLRSRKYKKNSGVLLILGKNEKFKIKGIEVVKVNELNIKNLWPLGRLTIYTENSLKELKERFEKNDN is encoded by the coding sequence ATGAAAACAAAATTAATCAATAAAAAAGGAGAACTAGAAGGGGAAATAAATTTGCCTAATTTTTTTTCTTTTCCAATAAGAGAGGATATTTGCCAAAAGTATTTTCATTCTCTTGTTTATATACAACCTCACGCACCATATAAAGAAGCAGGAAAAAGACATAGTGCTTCTGGTATAATAAGAAGAGCTAGGCATAAATGGAAAACAAGTTATGGAAGAGAAATGTCAAGAACTCCTAGAAAGATATTATGGAGACGTGGTTCGCAATTTTATTGGATTGGTGCAGAAGTGGCAAATACTCGTGGTGGTAGAAGAGCACACCCTACAAAAATTGAACATTTTTTAGTAAAGAAAAAAATAAATAAAAAAGAAAAAGAGATTGCATTAAAATCTGCACTTGCAGCAACTGCATCTTTAGAAAAAATAAAAGAAAGGTATGAAAAATTAAAAGATATCAACTTAAAAATAAATCTTCCGGTAGTAATAAAATCTGACGTTTTGGAATTAAAAACTAAAGATTTCTTTAAACTTTTAGAGAAAGTATTTAAAGAATTAAAGGATATTGCAATTCAAAAAAAGAAAATTAGAGCTGGTAAGGGTAAATTAAGGAGTAGAAAATACAAGAAAAATTCCGGTGTTCTTTTAATATTAGGAAAAAATGAAAAATTTAAAATTAAAGGAATAGAAGTTGTAAAAGTAAATGAGCTTAATATAAAAAATTTATGGCCTTTAGGAAGATTAACAATTTATACAGAAAATTCTTTAAAAGAATTAAAAGAAAGGTTTGAAAAAAATGATAATTAA
- the rplC gene encoding 50S ribosomal protein L3 has product MASLSKARDGSLQYWPRKRVRKVLPRVNWEALQKKEEDKILGFLCYKVGMKSALVKDNTPESLTKGKNIILPITILEVPPMKIFSIRFYKNKKIIKEILNENLDKELKRKVKIPKEKKKIDLNKEFEEIKKEIDDIRIIVYSNVKKTGIKKTPDILEIGLNGSLEEKINFIKEYLNKDICIGDFLKINQTVDVRGITKAYGTAGPVKRFGISLRQHKSEKGVRRPGSLGPWKPSHVTFRTPMAGQLGYFHRSVYNLKVLDIGKIEQKDINPKGGFEHFGKIRTNYVIIKGSVPGNEKACLILTLPLRENKKSRKENYQLIKII; this is encoded by the coding sequence ATGGCATCATTAAGTAAAGCTAGAGATGGGAGCTTACAATATTGGCCTAGGAAGAGAGTAAGAAAAGTTTTACCTAGAGTGAACTGGGAAGCATTACAAAAAAAAGAAGAAGATAAAATTTTAGGTTTCTTGTGTTATAAAGTTGGAATGAAATCGGCTCTTGTAAAAGATAATACACCTGAAAGTTTAACAAAAGGAAAAAATATAATTTTACCAATAACAATTTTAGAGGTTCCTCCTATGAAAATTTTTTCTATTAGATTTTATAAAAACAAAAAGATAATAAAAGAAATTTTAAATGAAAATCTTGATAAAGAATTAAAAAGAAAAGTTAAAATACCTAAGGAAAAGAAAAAAATTGATTTAAATAAAGAATTTGAAGAAATAAAAAAGGAAATAGATGATATAAGAATAATAGTTTATTCTAATGTAAAGAAAACTGGAATAAAAAAAACTCCAGACATATTAGAAATTGGACTTAATGGTTCTTTAGAAGAAAAAATTAATTTTATTAAAGAATATCTTAATAAAGATATTTGTATAGGAGATTTTCTAAAGATTAATCAAACTGTTGATGTTAGAGGGATAACAAAAGCGTATGGAACAGCTGGGCCTGTAAAAAGATTTGGTATTTCTTTAAGACAACATAAGTCTGAAAAGGGTGTAAGAAGGCCTGGTAGTTTAGGTCCATGGAAACCTTCTCATGTAACATTTAGAACACCTATGGCAGGGCAACTTGGATATTTTCATAGAAGTGTTTATAATTTAAAAGTATTGGATATAGGAAAAATAGAACAAAAAGATATAAATCCAAAAGGAGGATTTGAACATTTTGGAAAAATTAGAACAAATTATGTAATAATAAAAGGAAGTGTTCCTGGCAACGAAAAAGCTTGTCTTATATTAACATTACCTTTAAGAGAGAATAAAAAATCAAGAAAAGAAAATTACCAACTAATAAAAATAATTTAA
- a CDS encoding AI-2E family transporter, with product MNTKNEFKNISIIIIIIILLILAIILLYPILQPILIGFLLVYLFYPLYKKILKITKEKNLAAFIIILIILLFLILPMWFLFPKILKQSFEIYLYLQKLDIGAILNRFVPYLTSTIIYQELIININKIFSSSANLLFNSLTNFILNIPLLLMKIAIVFILLFFGLRDSENIKNFLKSISPFEKDVEDKLIKNFGDITKSVIYGQIIIGLIQGILTGIGLFIFKTPQALFLTLIAIICGIIPILGPWIIWIPLSTYFFLSGNILKAIGIFLWGAILVSWIDNFLRPYIVSKKSKVSTASVFIGMIGGLITLGLIGLIIGPLLLSYLFLLIEFYKNKKNN from the coding sequence ATGAATACAAAAAATGAATTTAAAAATATATCTATTATAATAATTATAATTATTTTACTTATTTTAGCTATTATTTTGTTATATCCAATTTTACAACCTATTTTAATTGGTTTTTTACTTGTTTATTTATTTTACCCCCTTTACAAAAAAATATTAAAAATAACGAAAGAAAAAAATTTAGCTGCTTTTATTATTATATTAATAATTTTACTTTTTTTAATTTTACCTATGTGGTTCTTATTCCCAAAAATATTAAAACAATCTTTTGAAATTTATTTATACTTACAAAAGTTGGATATAGGAGCAATTTTAAACAGATTCGTTCCTTATTTAACTTCAACAATAATTTACCAAGAGTTGATAATTAATATAAATAAAATTTTTTCTTCAAGTGCTAACTTACTTTTTAATTCTTTAACAAATTTTATTCTTAATATTCCCCTTTTATTAATGAAAATAGCAATTGTCTTTATATTATTATTTTTTGGGCTTAGAGATAGTGAAAATATAAAAAATTTTCTTAAATCTATCTCTCCATTTGAGAAGGATGTAGAAGATAAATTAATAAAAAATTTTGGGGATATAACAAAATCTGTTATTTATGGGCAAATTATAATAGGTTTAATTCAAGGGATTCTAACTGGTATAGGATTATTTATTTTTAAAACCCCACAAGCATTATTTTTAACACTAATAGCTATAATTTGTGGAATAATACCTATATTAGGTCCATGGATTATTTGGATTCCATTAAGTACATATTTCTTTTTATCAGGTAATATTCTAAAAGCAATTGGAATTTTCTTATGGGGTGCTATATTAGTTTCATGGATAGATAATTTTTTAAGACCTTATATTGTTTCAAAAAAATCAAAAGTTTCAACAGCTTCTGTATTCATAGGAATGATAGGAGGATTAATAACTTTAGGTTTGATTGGATTAATAATTGGCCCATTATTATTATCCTACTTATTTTTATTAATAGAATTTTATAAAAATAAAAAGAATAATTAA
- a CDS encoding thymidine phosphorylase, protein MNLKVKFLNFSAGRPIIILNKTFAKNNAIHVDSRINIIYKNKEIIAVVDLASNFIKENEAIISSEVVNYLNIHEGEEIKITLAKKPISTKYILKKLNNKKLNKEEIRSIIKDISINALTESEIAFFVSAVYKCGMSFKELIYMIEAIVETGKKLNLGNKIVVDKHSIGGIPGRVTPIIVSICAAAGLTIPKTSSRAITTPSGTADALETICKVDFSLKEIKEIIKKTNACFVWGGSLDLAPADDKIIQIEKIINLDPEAQLLASIISKKIAVGAKYVVIDIPYGKFAKVSFSKAIKLEKKFLEIAKYFKIILKCSLKEINEPLGNGIGPALEIQDVIKVLSLKDSCNKLEERALELSSIILEMTGKAKIGKGKELAKKILYSGKAFEKFNEIIKAQKGDINFKFKEAQYKKDILAEKKGIIKEINIKLINYLAILAGCPMDKYAGIYLHKHLNQEVKKGEKILTIYSENEEQLNNVIKIYNENNPIIIK, encoded by the coding sequence ATGAATTTAAAAGTAAAATTTTTGAATTTTTCAGCAGGAAGGCCGATAATAATTTTAAATAAAACTTTTGCTAAAAATAATGCAATTCACGTAGATAGTAGAATTAATATAATCTATAAAAATAAAGAAATAATTGCAGTTGTAGATTTAGCTTCTAATTTCATTAAAGAAAATGAAGCAATAATATCTTCAGAAGTTGTTAATTATTTAAATATACATGAAGGAGAAGAAATAAAAATAACATTGGCAAAAAAACCTATAAGTACTAAATATATTTTAAAAAAATTAAATAATAAAAAACTTAATAAAGAAGAGATAAGAAGTATAATAAAAGATATATCTATAAATGCTTTAACAGAATCTGAAATTGCTTTTTTTGTTTCTGCTGTATATAAGTGTGGAATGTCTTTTAAAGAACTTATTTATATGATAGAAGCAATCGTAGAAACTGGAAAAAAATTAAATCTCGGAAATAAAATAGTTGTAGATAAACATAGCATAGGTGGAATTCCAGGAAGAGTTACTCCAATTATAGTTTCTATTTGTGCTGCAGCTGGATTAACTATACCAAAAACTTCTTCAAGAGCAATAACAACCCCTTCTGGAACAGCCGATGCATTAGAAACTATCTGTAAAGTAGATTTTTCTTTGAAAGAAATAAAGGAAATAATAAAAAAAACAAATGCATGTTTTGTTTGGGGCGGTTCTTTAGATTTAGCCCCAGCAGATGATAAAATTATACAGATAGAAAAAATAATTAATTTAGATCCAGAAGCTCAATTATTAGCTTCAATTATATCAAAGAAAATTGCTGTAGGAGCAAAATATGTTGTTATAGATATTCCTTACGGAAAATTTGCTAAAGTTTCTTTTTCTAAAGCAATAAAATTAGAAAAAAAATTTTTAGAAATAGCAAAATATTTTAAAATAATTTTAAAATGTTCTTTAAAAGAAATAAATGAGCCTCTTGGTAATGGAATTGGTCCAGCACTAGAAATACAAGATGTAATAAAAGTTTTATCTTTAAAAGACTCGTGCAATAAATTAGAAGAAAGAGCTTTAGAATTATCTTCAATTATTTTAGAAATGACAGGAAAAGCAAAAATAGGAAAAGGTAAAGAATTAGCAAAAAAAATATTGTATTCAGGAAAAGCTTTTGAGAAATTTAATGAAATAATAAAAGCACAGAAAGGAGATATAAATTTTAAGTTTAAAGAAGCACAATATAAAAAAGATATCCTAGCAGAAAAAAAAGGAATTATTAAAGAAATAAATATAAAATTAATTAATTACCTCGCTATTTTAGCAGGATGCCCTATGGACAAATATGCAGGAATCTATTTACATAAACATCTAAATCAAGAAGTAAAGAAAGGAGAAAAAATATTAACAATATATTCTGAAAATGAAGAACAATTGAATAATGTAATAAAAATTTATAACGAAAATAATCCAATAATAATAAAATGA
- a CDS encoding cation:proton antiporter, whose amino-acid sequence MMSSFIQLSLILFIVLFISTILRILKQPLIVGYILCGILLGPSFLNTVKNNEIILTFSEIGVSFLLFLVGMYLNPKKIKEFGKISLITGIGQFVFTSLIGYFISRLLNFSILTSIYVSIALTFSSTIIITKLLSDKESLDKLYGKISIGFLLVQDLIAMFLLIFLSSYSEQTTSLIFFYKMIIRGILIILIIIPISIFVINKFSQFFAKSQELLFIFAISFGLLFSSLFFYLGFSIEVGALVAGIIISTSPYSYEISSRLKPLRDFFIISFFIVLGSKMTLPNLSVHIIPIIIFSFFILIGNPLIVMILMGIFGYSRNTSFMCGLTVAQISEFSLVLISLGVKLGHISEDILSLVTAVGLITILCSTYLIIYSEKIYFKISKYLSVFERKRIREIQYKDKEKKYEYILLGENRIGFSIMNYFINSNKNYLIVDFNPERITRLKKQGINCIYGDVSNVEFLDNLNLKNAKLVVSTIPEKEISLLILERTKKKNKNIVVILTARQIREALELYKEGADYVILPHFLGGEYTSQLISRYNINLKKYEEEKIKHIKELKKRLIEKQEHPYTERD is encoded by the coding sequence ATGATGAGTAGTTTTATACAACTTAGTTTAATTCTTTTTATTGTTTTATTTATTTCTACTATCTTAAGAATTTTAAAACAACCATTAATAGTAGGATATATATTGTGTGGTATTTTATTAGGACCCTCCTTCTTAAACACCGTTAAAAATAATGAAATAATATTAACATTTTCAGAAATTGGAGTCTCTTTTCTTTTATTTTTAGTTGGTATGTATTTAAATCCAAAAAAAATAAAAGAATTTGGTAAAATTTCTTTAATAACTGGTATAGGTCAATTTGTTTTTACTTCTTTAATAGGATATTTTATATCCCGTCTATTAAATTTTTCAATATTAACTTCTATTTATGTTTCAATAGCATTAACTTTTTCTTCTACAATTATAATAACAAAACTCTTATCAGATAAAGAGTCTCTTGATAAATTATATGGAAAAATATCGATAGGATTTTTACTAGTTCAAGATTTGATTGCAATGTTCCTTTTGATTTTTCTTTCATCTTATTCAGAACAAACTACTTCGTTAATTTTTTTTTATAAGATGATAATAAGAGGAATACTAATAATTCTAATAATCATTCCAATTAGTATATTTGTTATAAATAAATTTAGTCAATTTTTTGCAAAATCACAAGAGTTATTATTTATTTTTGCTATATCCTTTGGTCTACTCTTTTCTTCTTTATTTTTTTATTTAGGATTCTCAATTGAAGTTGGAGCTTTAGTTGCAGGAATAATTATTTCTACTTCTCCTTATAGTTATGAAATAAGTTCTAGACTAAAACCTCTAAGAGATTTTTTTATTATTTCTTTTTTTATTGTTCTTGGAAGTAAAATGACTTTGCCTAACCTTTCTGTTCACATTATCCCTATAATTATTTTTTCTTTTTTTATTCTAATAGGAAATCCTTTAATTGTTATGATTTTAATGGGGATTTTTGGTTATAGTAGAAATACTAGTTTTATGTGTGGTTTAACAGTTGCTCAAATAAGCGAATTTTCTTTAGTATTAATTTCTTTGGGAGTTAAATTAGGACATATATCAGAAGATATTCTTTCTCTTGTAACCGCAGTAGGTTTAATTACTATATTATGCTCTACTTATTTAATAATTTATTCTGAAAAGATCTATTTTAAAATATCTAAATATTTGTCTGTATTTGAAAGAAAAAGAATAAGAGAAATACAATATAAAGATAAAGAAAAAAAATATGAATACATCCTTTTAGGAGAAAATAGAATAGGTTTTTCTATAATGAATTATTTTATTAATTCAAATAAGAATTATCTTATTGTAGATTTTAATCCAGAAAGAATAACAAGATTAAAAAAACAAGGAATTAATTGTATTTATGGAGATGTTTCGAATGTAGAATTTTTAGATAATCTAAATCTTAAAAATGCAAAATTAGTTGTTTCTACAATACCAGAAAAAGAAATTAGTTTATTAATTTTAGAAAGAACAAAAAAGAAAAATAAAAATATTGTTGTTATATTAACTGCAAGACAAATAAGAGAAGCATTAGAATTGTATAAAGAAGGGGCAGATTATGTTATATTACCACATTTTTTAGGAGGAGAATATACTTCTCAATTAATATCTAGATATAATATAAATTTAAAAAAATATGAAGAAGAAAAAATAAAGCATATAAAAGAATTAAAAAAAAGATTAATAGAAAAACAAGAACATCCATATACAGAGAGAGATTAA
- a CDS encoding 50S ribosomal protein L12, whose protein sequence is MEYIYAALLLHKLGKPIDENNLKKIIEAAGGEIDESKIKAIVASLKGVDIDKELESASFVTTTATSQQEIKKEEKEEKEEVKPEEAAEGLAALFG, encoded by the coding sequence ATGGAATATATATATGCGGCTTTACTTTTGCATAAACTTGGAAAACCTATAGATGAAAATAATTTAAAAAAAATTATTGAAGCAGCTGGTGGGGAGATTGATGAATCAAAAATTAAAGCAATAGTTGCATCTTTAAAAGGGGTAGATATTGACAAAGAATTAGAATCTGCAAGTTTCGTAACCACAACAGCAACCTCACAACAAGAAATTAAAAAAGAAGAGAAAGAAGAAAAAGAAGAAGTAAAGCCAGAAGAAGCGGCAGAGGGATTGGCAGCTTTGTTCGGATAA
- the rplJ gene encoding 50S ribosomal protein L10: protein MERKKIKKVNEKKVKLLNELKELEKKYNTILIASTKSLPDKQLQQIKKDMREKAIIKVIKKKIMFMAFEDKNLEKLKDFIEENSVIIFSNEDPFDLSIELSEKKNPVKAKVGQIAEEDIYAEAGPTDLVPGPVISELNSLKIKFVIEDGKISIKERSLIVKKNEIITEEKAGLMSKLDIKPFYVGLKPIAAYYKKENKIYNNLNFSRKDIIEKLITNKSKSLTLSIKINYICKENIKYLLAKAKSHFDILNKLIK, encoded by the coding sequence ATGGAACGAAAAAAAATTAAAAAAGTTAATGAAAAAAAAGTAAAATTACTTAATGAACTAAAGGAATTAGAAAAAAAATATAATACTATTTTAATTGCTTCTACTAAAAGTTTACCAGATAAACAGCTACAACAAATAAAAAAAGATATGAGAGAAAAAGCAATAATTAAGGTTATAAAAAAGAAAATTATGTTTATGGCTTTCGAGGACAAAAATCTAGAAAAATTGAAAGATTTTATAGAAGAAAATAGTGTTATAATATTTTCTAATGAAGATCCTTTTGATTTGTCTATAGAACTTAGTGAAAAAAAGAATCCTGTAAAAGCTAAAGTAGGACAAATTGCAGAAGAGGATATTTATGCTGAAGCTGGACCAACAGATTTAGTCCCTGGACCTGTTATCTCTGAATTAAATTCTTTAAAAATAAAATTTGTTATAGAAGATGGAAAGATATCTATAAAAGAAAGAAGTTTAATAGTAAAAAAAAATGAAATAATAACAGAAGAAAAAGCTGGACTAATGTCGAAACTAGATATAAAACCATTTTATGTTGGATTGAAACCAATTGCAGCTTATTATAAAAAAGAAAATAAAATTTATAATAATCTTAACTTTAGTAGAAAAGATATCATAGAAAAATTGATAACAAATAAATCTAAATCGTTAACTTTATCAATAAAGATAAATTATATATGCAAAGAAAATATAAAGTATTTATTAGCTAAAGCAAAATCACATTTTGATATTTTAAATAAATTAATTAAATAA